A genomic window from Ananas comosus cultivar F153 linkage group 22, ASM154086v1, whole genome shotgun sequence includes:
- the LOC109727329 gene encoding uncharacterized protein LOC109727329 isoform X1 — translation MAKGTMLGEEAMENSVEECELPTEECQWRQELEHHQSQVDALHDKFMEVEGNIKCSEEEAEKELEHLWHRVKAIATLLTYLKSKAKIMAVPHLAHTSCGIKHQQGIGFVDKNGIPLSDWSKDVDLSQFESSDDSLDGILKSVHLVTDVMESLVKRVIMAETEAASEKEKVKEGVEEIRRKSLQIDTMSARVEEMENFAQGTNSILNEMKQKVEDMVQETSRQRQRAAENEQELRRVKQDFESLRSYVSGLISVRETLLSSEKQIQTIEKLFDRLIAKTTHLENEKEQKEAEVQKLMEENVRLRAQLDKKEAQLLAMSEQCKFMALNNSNR, via the exons ATGGCAAAAG GCACAATGTTGGGGGAGGAGGCCATGGAGAATTCAGTGGAGGAATGTGAGTTGCCGACCGAAGAGTGTCAGTGGAGGCAGGAGTTGGAGCACCACCAATCCCAAGTCGATGCATTACACGATAAATTTATGGAGGTTGAGGGTAACATTAAATGTTCTGAGGAGGAAGCAGAGAAGGAACTAGAACATCTTTGGCATAGAGTCAAAGCCATTGCGACCCTGCTTACATATCTGAAATCAAAGGCGAAAATAATGGCGGTTCCCCATTTAGCCCATACTTCATGTGGGATTAAACATCAACAGGGAATAGGGTTTGTCGACAAAAATGGCATTCCATTATCCGATTGGTCTAAGGATGTTGATCTCTCTCAGTTTGAAAGTTCAGATGATAGTTTAGATGGCATATTGAAATCAGTTCATCTTGTGACAGATGTAATGGAAAGCCTTGTCAAAAGGGTGATAATGGCGGAGACTGAGGCTGCTagtgagaaagaaaaagtaaaggaAGGGGTGGAAGAGATTAGAAGAAAATCGTTACAGATTGACACAATGTCAGCGAGAGTTGAAGAGATGGAAAATTTCGCACAGGGAACAAACAGTATTTTGAATGAGATGAAGCAGAAGGTTGAAGATATGGTGCAGGAAACATCTCGACAGAGGCAGCGAGCTGCAGAGAATGAGCAAGAGCTCCGTCGTGTGAAGCAGGATTTTGAGTCACTTAGATCCTATGTTTCTGGTCTTATAAGTGTCAGAGAAACTCTTCTCTCATCAGAAAAGCAAATTCAAACAATAGAGAAGCTCTTTGACAG GCTGATTGCTAAAACTACTCATTTGGAGAACGAGAAGGAGCAGAAAGAAGCGGAGGTTCAGAAGCTCATGGAGGAGAATGTGCGGCTACGAGCCCAGCTGGACAAGAAGGAGGCGCAATTACTTGCCATGAGCGAGCAGTGCAAGTTCATGGCTTTGAACAATTCCAACCGTTAG
- the LOC109727329 gene encoding uncharacterized protein LOC109727329 isoform X2 — protein MLGEEAMENSVEECELPTEECQWRQELEHHQSQVDALHDKFMEVEGNIKCSEEEAEKELEHLWHRVKAIATLLTYLKSKAKIMAVPHLAHTSCGIKHQQGIGFVDKNGIPLSDWSKDVDLSQFESSDDSLDGILKSVHLVTDVMESLVKRVIMAETEAASEKEKVKEGVEEIRRKSLQIDTMSARVEEMENFAQGTNSILNEMKQKVEDMVQETSRQRQRAAENEQELRRVKQDFESLRSYVSGLISVRETLLSSEKQIQTIEKLFDRLIAKTTHLENEKEQKEAEVQKLMEENVRLRAQLDKKEAQLLAMSEQCKFMALNNSNR, from the exons ATGTTGGGGGAGGAGGCCATGGAGAATTCAGTGGAGGAATGTGAGTTGCCGACCGAAGAGTGTCAGTGGAGGCAGGAGTTGGAGCACCACCAATCCCAAGTCGATGCATTACACGATAAATTTATGGAGGTTGAGGGTAACATTAAATGTTCTGAGGAGGAAGCAGAGAAGGAACTAGAACATCTTTGGCATAGAGTCAAAGCCATTGCGACCCTGCTTACATATCTGAAATCAAAGGCGAAAATAATGGCGGTTCCCCATTTAGCCCATACTTCATGTGGGATTAAACATCAACAGGGAATAGGGTTTGTCGACAAAAATGGCATTCCATTATCCGATTGGTCTAAGGATGTTGATCTCTCTCAGTTTGAAAGTTCAGATGATAGTTTAGATGGCATATTGAAATCAGTTCATCTTGTGACAGATGTAATGGAAAGCCTTGTCAAAAGGGTGATAATGGCGGAGACTGAGGCTGCTagtgagaaagaaaaagtaaaggaAGGGGTGGAAGAGATTAGAAGAAAATCGTTACAGATTGACACAATGTCAGCGAGAGTTGAAGAGATGGAAAATTTCGCACAGGGAACAAACAGTATTTTGAATGAGATGAAGCAGAAGGTTGAAGATATGGTGCAGGAAACATCTCGACAGAGGCAGCGAGCTGCAGAGAATGAGCAAGAGCTCCGTCGTGTGAAGCAGGATTTTGAGTCACTTAGATCCTATGTTTCTGGTCTTATAAGTGTCAGAGAAACTCTTCTCTCATCAGAAAAGCAAATTCAAACAATAGAGAAGCTCTTTGACAG GCTGATTGCTAAAACTACTCATTTGGAGAACGAGAAGGAGCAGAAAGAAGCGGAGGTTCAGAAGCTCATGGAGGAGAATGTGCGGCTACGAGCCCAGCTGGACAAGAAGGAGGCGCAATTACTTGCCATGAGCGAGCAGTGCAAGTTCATGGCTTTGAACAATTCCAACCGTTAG